TCATGGAATTTGAAAAAGAATTCAACGTATCGATTCCCGACGACCAGGCCGAAAACATCGGTACCGTGGGTCAGGCTATCAGCTACCTCGAGCAGCACGCTAAGTAGTCTGTCAGACTACCGCTGCTCCCTTAGTGCTTACCGGCCGGCTAGCCGCCGGCCGTTTTGCTTTTTTAGTTTTCGTATTCTTTCGCTTCTCTGAGCCAGCCTATGTCTCTTCGGAGAGTTGTTGTGACCGGCCTGGGTGCCATTACCCCGATCGGCAAAACCGCCCCCACCTTCTGGGAAGGGCTGAAAGCTGGTGTGAGTGGGGCCGCCCCCATCACCCGGTTTGATGCCAGTAAGTTCAAGACCCGCTTCGCCTGCGAAGTGAAGGACTATAACCCCGACGATTATTTCGACCGGAAGGAAGGCCGGAAGATGGACCTGTTCACGCAGTTCGCCGTCATTGCTTCCGACGAGGCAATTAAGGATGCCGGCCTGCTGGAAGGCGTGAATAAAGACCGGGTAGGCGTTATCTGGGGCTCTGGTATTGGGGGGTTGAAAACCTTCCAGGATGAGTGCTTCAACTTCGCCAAGGGCGACGGTACGCCGCGCTACAACCCGTTCTTCATTCCGAAGATGATTGCCGACTCTTCGTCGGGCAACATCTCCATTAAGAATGGTTTCCGGGGGCCGAACTTCGTGACCACCTCCGCCTGCGCTTCCTCTTCCGATGCCATTGTGGCCGCCTACAACTACATCCGTTTGGGTATGGCTGATGTGGTGGTGACCGGTGGTTCGGAAGCCGCCATTACCGAAGCGGGTGTAGGGGGCTTCAATGCCCTCAAAGCCATGAGCGAGCGGAACGACGACCCGCAAACCGGTTCCCGTCCTTACGATAAGGACCGGGACGGATTTGTGCTGGGCGAAGGTGCCGGCGCGCTGATTCTGGAGGATTACGAACACGCCAAAGCCCGCGGCGCCAAGATCTACGCCGAAGTTATCGGGGGTGGTCTGTCGTC
The Hymenobacter sp. DG25B genome window above contains:
- the fabF gene encoding beta-ketoacyl-ACP synthase II, which codes for MSLRRVVVTGLGAITPIGKTAPTFWEGLKAGVSGAAPITRFDASKFKTRFACEVKDYNPDDYFDRKEGRKMDLFTQFAVIASDEAIKDAGLLEGVNKDRVGVIWGSGIGGLKTFQDECFNFAKGDGTPRYNPFFIPKMIADSSSGNISIKNGFRGPNFVTTSACASSSDAIVAAYNYIRLGMADVVVTGGSEAAITEAGVGGFNALKAMSERNDDPQTGSRPYDKDRDGFVLGEGAGALILEDYEHAKARGAKIYAEVIGGGLSSDAYHITAPDPTGEGVVIVMQNALRDAGIKPEDVDYINTHGTSTPLGDGAEVTAIQKVFGEAAYNLNISSTKSMTGHLLGGAGGIEAVACIMAMQHGIVPPTINHVTDDPELDSKLNFTFNKAQEREINIAVSNTFGFGGHNTSVVFSKFRD